One part of the Mangrovibacillus cuniculi genome encodes these proteins:
- the glcT gene encoding glucose PTS transporter transcription antiterminator GlcT, producing the protein MLIQKVLNNNVLIASHPEYKEVILTGKGIGFGKEVGASISLDHAERFFVLKGQEEQEQYKQLLEHVDEQFIGVMNECIDRLEKRFGVELHEHIHVGLTDHLFYAIKRIKQGLDIRNPFLKETELAYPKEYAAALEIVEWLKEKLHVSIPIGEVGFITLHIHSALTNRDISEINRHTHLILEMVQVIEESLKISIDRSDINYLRLVRHFHASIERVINEQHEKDNQEVLAKVLQGEYPVCYNLAWKLIKIMQQELRKPVPGVEAVYLTLHLQRLSKQ; encoded by the coding sequence ATGCTTATTCAGAAGGTGTTAAACAACAATGTGTTGATAGCATCCCACCCAGAATATAAAGAAGTCATTTTGACAGGAAAAGGTATTGGCTTTGGAAAAGAGGTTGGTGCAAGCATCTCTTTAGACCATGCCGAGCGTTTTTTTGTGTTAAAAGGACAAGAAGAACAAGAACAGTATAAACAATTGCTCGAACATGTCGACGAGCAGTTTATCGGGGTCATGAATGAGTGCATTGACCGTTTAGAAAAGCGATTTGGAGTGGAGCTTCACGAGCACATTCACGTTGGACTAACGGATCACTTATTTTATGCTATTAAGCGAATAAAACAAGGACTTGATATACGTAATCCATTCTTAAAAGAGACGGAGCTTGCCTACCCAAAAGAGTATGCTGCAGCACTGGAGATTGTAGAGTGGCTAAAAGAGAAATTACATGTGTCGATTCCAATTGGAGAAGTTGGCTTCATTACGCTCCATATTCATAGCGCACTGACAAACAGAGATATTTCGGAAATTAATCGCCATACACATTTAATTCTAGAAATGGTGCAAGTAATTGAAGAGTCTTTAAAGATTTCTATTGATCGTTCTGACATTAATTATCTGCGCTTGGTTAGACATTTTCATGCTTCAATCGAAAGGGTTATTAATGAGCAACATGAAAAAGATAACCAAGAAGTGCTTGCAAAGGTATTGCAAGGTGAATATCCCGTGTGCTATAATCTCGCATGGAAGTTAATAAAGATTATGCAACAAGAACTTCGCAAGCCTGTACCCGGCGTAGAGGCTGTTTATTTAACACTTCATCTGCAAAGGCTTTCAAAACAATGA